A stretch of Paenibacillus sp. URB8-2 DNA encodes these proteins:
- a CDS encoding carbonic anhydrase: MRSTITYSRLLLSGLMLGGLLAGCADREHSGPNTENKPVQGTGAKTIHWSYEGETSPEHWGELGEEFKTCEAGKKQSPIDIEDDAVEKDSNLSPVKVNYSPSDVSLVNNGHTIQVSVKGENNVIVLEGKTYKLKQFHFHLPSEHEVSGKHGEMELHLVHQSADGEFAVLGALINSGAENAELNKLWSRLPKEENEKATVIEGKFDLNALLPGDLHTYRYQGSLTTPPCTEGVQWIVLKQPVEWSADQIAAFRSIFPHDNRPVQPLDGRSLETEG; encoded by the coding sequence ATGCGTTCAACCATCACGTATTCCCGGCTTTTGCTCTCCGGACTGATGCTCGGCGGCCTGCTTGCAGGCTGCGCGGACCGGGAACATTCGGGACCAAACACAGAAAACAAGCCGGTGCAGGGGACCGGTGCCAAGACGATTCACTGGTCCTATGAGGGCGAGACTTCTCCCGAACATTGGGGCGAGCTTGGCGAAGAGTTCAAGACCTGCGAAGCGGGGAAGAAACAGTCGCCGATCGATATTGAGGACGACGCTGTGGAGAAAGACAGCAATCTCTCACCGGTTAAAGTCAATTATTCTCCCTCGGATGTGTCTCTCGTCAATAACGGCCATACCATTCAGGTAAGCGTTAAAGGGGAGAACAACGTTATCGTTCTGGAGGGAAAGACCTACAAGCTGAAACAGTTTCACTTTCATTTGCCAAGTGAGCATGAAGTAAGCGGCAAGCACGGCGAGATGGAATTGCATTTGGTTCACCAGAGCGCAGACGGGGAATTTGCGGTGCTTGGCGCTCTGATTAACAGTGGCGCGGAGAACGCGGAGCTGAACAAGCTGTGGTCCCGGCTCCCTAAGGAAGAAAACGAAAAGGCGACGGTGATCGAGGGAAAGTTCGACCTGAATGCTTTGCTTCCCGGAGATCTTCACACTTACCGCTACCAAGGTTCACTGACAACACCGCCGTGCACCGAGGGGGTGCAGTGGATCGTCCTGAAGCAGCCGGTGGAATGGTCCGCAGACCAGATCGCCGCGTTCCGAAGCATTTTTCCGCATGATAACCGCCCGGTCCAGCCGCTTGACGGCCGCAGCCTTGAAACGGAAGGGTAA
- the rpoN gene encoding RNA polymerase factor sigma-54: MIRFGLKQEQALKLTMTPELRQAIQILQYSSADLMSYLREQANENPVIDLQEYDISISGASSRREQTRDEYSKSKSANPVDTLDWIAEPPDTLYEHLKAQLGLVRGLTGTRRKTALYLIGNLDEKGYLETDAREAAGLLGIPVGEVLDTLTLVQSFEPAGIAARSLEECLLLQLRRSGEEDPLAVSMVQLHLTDLSCNRLQKMSDSLGASIAEIQETADRIRRLNPSPGSVFAHNEHRYIIADITVEKSDDGYLVRLSDIGSPQVSVNPYYRQMLRELPNQEEARQFIHDKFNTASWLIKSLEQRRQTLTRVAEAIVEMQRDFFDEGIQGLKPLTQKEIAEKTGLHESTISRAVSNKYMQTPRGLFELKYFFTSALAAADGESASSESVKRLIKQLIDAEDKRKPLADQTIAELLAKEGLEISRRTVAKYREEMRILSSAKRKRF, translated from the coding sequence ATGATACGATTTGGATTGAAACAAGAACAGGCATTGAAGCTGACAATGACGCCCGAATTGCGTCAGGCCATCCAAATCCTGCAGTATTCTTCTGCTGATCTGATGTCCTACTTACGCGAACAGGCGAATGAAAATCCGGTAATTGATCTGCAGGAATACGATATATCGATATCGGGCGCAAGCAGCCGGCGGGAACAAACAAGAGATGAATATTCCAAGTCAAAAAGCGCGAATCCCGTTGACACGCTGGATTGGATCGCCGAACCGCCGGATACTCTGTATGAGCATCTGAAAGCGCAGCTTGGGCTGGTGCGCGGTCTGACCGGCACCCGGCGGAAGACAGCGTTATATCTTATCGGCAATCTGGATGAAAAAGGCTATCTGGAGACGGACGCCCGGGAGGCCGCCGGGCTGTTGGGCATCCCCGTAGGTGAGGTACTGGACACCCTCACGCTGGTGCAGAGTTTCGAACCGGCGGGAATTGCCGCCCGCAGTCTGGAAGAATGCCTTCTTCTGCAGCTTCGGCGCAGCGGCGAGGAAGATCCGCTTGCCGTATCAATGGTACAGCTCCATTTGACTGATTTGTCATGCAATCGGTTGCAAAAAATGTCGGATTCGCTCGGGGCCAGCATTGCCGAGATCCAGGAAACGGCCGACCGGATACGCCGGCTGAATCCGTCTCCAGGCTCGGTGTTTGCCCATAACGAGCACCGGTACATCATTGCGGATATAACGGTTGAGAAATCGGACGACGGATACCTGGTTCGGCTGAGCGACATCGGTTCTCCGCAAGTCTCGGTTAATCCCTATTACCGGCAAATGCTGCGTGAACTCCCCAATCAGGAGGAAGCCCGCCAGTTTATCCATGACAAGTTCAATACGGCCTCCTGGCTCATCAAAAGCCTGGAACAGCGCCGGCAGACCTTGACGCGCGTCGCCGAGGCCATCGTGGAAATGCAGCGCGATTTTTTTGATGAGGGTATTCAAGGACTTAAACCGCTTACTCAAAAAGAAATCGCAGAAAAGACCGGCCTGCATGAATCCACGATCAGCCGGGCGGTCAGCAATAAATACATGCAGACGCCGCGCGGTCTGTTCGAATTGAAATATTTCTTCACCTCCGCTCTCGCCGCGGCGGACGGTGAGTCCGCTTCCTCGGAGAGCGTCAAAAGGCTCATCAAGCAGTTGATTGATGCCGAGGATAAGCGCAAGCCGCTGGCGGATCAGACCATTGCTGAACTGTTAGCAAAGGAAGGTCTGGAGATTTCCCGCAGGACCGTGGCCAAATACCGGGAAGAAATGCGGATTCTGTCTTCCGCCAAGAGAAAACGGTTTTGA
- a CDS encoding chromosome segregation protein SMC: MNPWGLEFSGIRDFSDTRLEWGGPEDHVLIGGPNGSGKSTITFCMGAVLASSKVDLEGLRSRNLPQDTVWRATIQLVFANSGAFPVDAAAYIGFRLNLEQKPGDPLRKEYFICEGEAPWEWDKETRYTPGGGTNHLHEYRHQLQHKYKVDPDAFYLIWYQQDVNQFAVMRPEERFRIFSEMTGIQRMQHHWEKVKEERKDALSALQTAESNQHSHKLNLGNWQQERDRLLSRNERRRLGLWNVLTASAALERLYVKEQDLLKEQMDERDERHEAERDRRMKLEEEHGEYRKELEEKTWRMNELNRLLEELESEAAEERAAREELNAEYRQLEDILKELDQEVRAIPYSKAEVEARLAQDRTELREKEARSRETDEAYREAQTHLDWLAEEIGKLNYAIEEDFRKLGDAKKMLAQYGGSAALERETENLESRRSSLRDSERDLERSIRTLKDELETLTTGNGMNSVRQETSIRRLRGKGMTVFTLRDLLEMDEQIPLEREEQLEAVKYTLFVDAKGFAASTDIYHVELPTVVPERTANELPSLGLRVRKELDDQTYAAAQKALWWVGTLISSSGSVSSNPRLKNGQLVDSLGRRGPQEDRRWILNPRGIKLRVKRAGEELEKLELQLEAARRDLTQCEERLSLVRSVLQLIKEAEAVVGAVAERDLRKRELDRKTGEQKKWTEIRNSSDDERQRLNLAAAELKVRLDTFEGYRQIYDRADLESVKIERFRQLGKELEASGERVQRMDRELQDRLEESDRLDRSLESTKRRIREKLQYIEEVNKTLEALDREKREVLESLEVIQEKRAAERQFYSDWTVRLSAVYAGFLEESPEFPVIPDWNPAQAKSHKEDAFVQLNHALNEIVDENAVENYEKVKLEFERGEQEVQDARTLLRQLEESLAELEEKLVSTTNYEINRVSSRFVRYMDLFSFDGEVSWDMQEMKQGNVKYYLNIRARKQGHRGPLEEIGMKGRGGRVGKGVSGGEESLSSLLFALALLKTIQAEPGYIVLDEFDSALDEGRKSKVFALYEQELSRKMIILSPKSHESDYLRHFNEAFIVYHDARIPKSAVIRIRKKANIEV, from the coding sequence TTGAACCCTTGGGGGCTGGAATTCAGCGGTATCCGCGATTTCTCCGATACCCGGCTGGAATGGGGCGGTCCGGAAGACCATGTGCTGATCGGGGGGCCGAACGGTTCGGGGAAATCGACGATTACGTTCTGTATGGGAGCGGTGCTTGCTTCGTCAAAAGTCGATCTGGAAGGACTTCGTTCACGTAATTTGCCGCAGGATACCGTTTGGAGAGCGACGATTCAGCTTGTATTTGCCAATAGCGGAGCCTTCCCCGTCGACGCCGCGGCTTACATCGGTTTCCGGCTGAACCTGGAGCAAAAGCCCGGCGATCCGCTGCGGAAGGAATATTTCATTTGCGAGGGAGAGGCGCCGTGGGAATGGGACAAAGAAACCCGTTATACGCCGGGAGGAGGAACCAACCACCTTCATGAGTACCGGCATCAGCTTCAGCATAAATATAAAGTGGACCCTGACGCCTTTTACCTGATCTGGTACCAGCAGGATGTGAACCAGTTTGCGGTGATGCGGCCGGAGGAGCGCTTCCGCATTTTCAGCGAGATGACCGGGATTCAGCGGATGCAGCATCACTGGGAGAAGGTTAAGGAGGAAAGAAAAGATGCGCTCTCCGCGCTCCAGACGGCGGAAAGCAACCAGCATTCGCACAAGCTGAACCTGGGCAACTGGCAGCAGGAACGGGACCGGCTGCTCAGCCGGAACGAGCGGCGCAGGCTGGGGCTATGGAACGTGCTGACGGCCTCGGCCGCGCTCGAGAGGCTGTACGTCAAAGAGCAGGATCTCCTGAAGGAGCAGATGGACGAGCGCGACGAGCGACATGAGGCCGAGCGGGACCGGCGGATGAAGCTGGAAGAGGAGCATGGGGAGTATCGGAAGGAGCTTGAGGAAAAGACTTGGCGCATGAATGAGCTGAACCGGCTGCTTGAGGAACTGGAAAGCGAAGCGGCTGAAGAACGCGCCGCGCGCGAGGAATTGAACGCGGAGTACCGGCAGCTTGAAGATATTCTCAAGGAGCTGGACCAAGAGGTAAGGGCGATTCCCTACTCCAAAGCCGAGGTTGAAGCGAGACTGGCGCAGGATCGGACGGAGCTGCGGGAGAAGGAAGCGAGAAGCCGGGAGACGGACGAGGCTTACCGTGAGGCGCAGACGCACCTGGATTGGCTTGCTGAAGAGATTGGAAAGTTGAATTATGCGATTGAAGAGGACTTCCGGAAGCTTGGCGACGCCAAGAAGATGCTTGCCCAGTACGGGGGCAGCGCCGCGCTTGAACGTGAGACCGAAAATCTGGAAAGCCGGCGCTCTTCCTTGCGCGACAGCGAGCGCGATCTGGAGCGGAGCATCCGGACGCTGAAGGATGAACTGGAGACGTTAACCACTGGAAACGGAATGAATAGCGTGAGACAGGAGACGTCCATCCGCCGCCTGCGGGGCAAAGGGATGACTGTCTTTACCCTGCGGGATCTGCTGGAAATGGATGAGCAAATTCCGCTGGAGCGGGAGGAACAGCTCGAAGCTGTCAAATATACGCTGTTTGTGGATGCGAAGGGTTTTGCGGCTTCGACGGATATTTATCATGTGGAGCTGCCGACGGTTGTGCCGGAAAGAACGGCGAACGAGCTGCCGTCCCTCGGACTCCGGGTGAGAAAAGAACTTGACGACCAGACATACGCCGCGGCTCAAAAAGCGTTATGGTGGGTCGGAACGCTGATTTCCAGTTCGGGCTCCGTCTCTTCAAACCCTAGGCTGAAGAACGGTCAGCTTGTCGATTCCCTGGGCCGGAGAGGCCCGCAGGAGGATAGACGGTGGATACTTAATCCGCGCGGAATCAAGCTGCGGGTGAAGCGCGCCGGCGAAGAACTGGAGAAGCTGGAGCTTCAGCTTGAAGCCGCCCGCCGTGATTTGACGCAATGCGAAGAACGCCTGAGTCTCGTCCGTTCGGTGCTTCAGCTCATTAAGGAAGCGGAAGCGGTTGTGGGCGCCGTTGCCGAACGGGATTTGAGAAAGCGAGAACTGGACCGTAAGACCGGAGAGCAGAAGAAATGGACGGAAATCCGAAACAGCTCCGATGATGAGCGCCAGAGACTGAATCTGGCGGCGGCGGAACTTAAAGTTCGGCTCGATACATTTGAGGGCTACCGGCAAATCTATGACCGCGCCGATCTTGAAAGCGTGAAAATCGAGCGGTTCAGACAGCTCGGCAAAGAGCTGGAGGCCTCCGGAGAGCGGGTCCAAAGAATGGACAGAGAGCTCCAGGACCGACTGGAAGAAAGCGACCGGCTGGATCGTTCGCTGGAATCGACAAAGAGAAGGATCAGGGAGAAGCTTCAGTACATTGAGGAAGTGAACAAGACGCTGGAGGCGCTTGACCGTGAAAAACGGGAAGTGCTTGAGAGTCTGGAAGTTATCCAGGAGAAACGCGCCGCGGAGCGGCAGTTTTACAGCGATTGGACCGTTCGTCTGTCTGCCGTATACGCCGGGTTTCTTGAGGAATCTCCGGAATTTCCTGTGATCCCGGACTGGAATCCGGCGCAGGCGAAGTCGCATAAGGAAGATGCTTTCGTGCAGTTAAACCATGCCCTGAACGAAATCGTCGACGAGAATGCGGTGGAGAATTACGAAAAGGTAAAGCTGGAGTTTGAGCGCGGCGAGCAGGAGGTACAGGATGCCCGCACGCTCCTTCGCCAGCTGGAGGAAAGTCTGGCCGAGCTGGAAGAGAAGCTGGTCAGCACGACCAATTATGAAATCAACCGGGTAAGCAGCCGGTTTGTCCGTTATATGGACCTGTTCTCGTTTGACGGCGAAGTGAGCTGGGATATGCAGGAGATGAAGCAGGGGAATGTAAAGTATTATCTGAACATCAGGGCAAGAAAGCAGGGGCACCGGGGCCCGTTGGAGGAAATCGGCATGAAGGGCCGGGGAGGACGGGTCGGAAAAGGAGTATCAGGCGGCGAGGAATCGCTAAGTTCGCTGCTGTTCGCCCTCGCTCTGCTGAAGACAATTCAAGCGGAACCGGGATATATCGTTCTCGATGAATTCGACAGTGCCCTTGATGAGGGTAGAAAATCCAAAGTGTTCGCGCTGTATGAGCAGGAGCTTTCGAGAAAAATGATCATTTTGTCCCCGAAATCTCATGAATCGGATTATTTGCGGCATTTTAACGAAGCATTCATCGTTTACCATGACGCGAGAATCCCTAAGAGCGCGGTTATAAGGATCAGGAAAAAAGCGAACATAGAGGTTTAA
- a CDS encoding PTS sugar transporter subunit IIA, whose product MIGVIVGTHGKFSEELLRSTSMVYGELENVAGVTFEPGESVNGLVDKFKAALNTLDWSDGAIFLVDLFGGSPYNAASRIAAGYENIDIVSGVNLPMIVDVLVNRSSEELGGLAQLAINAGCDSMKSFRSIRDSQAEEEL is encoded by the coding sequence ATGATTGGAGTTATTGTAGGTACACATGGAAAGTTTTCAGAAGAACTGCTGAGGTCGACGTCCATGGTTTACGGAGAGTTGGAAAATGTGGCAGGAGTAACGTTCGAACCCGGTGAAAGCGTTAACGGGCTTGTCGATAAATTCAAAGCGGCTTTGAATACGCTTGATTGGAGCGACGGTGCTATTTTTCTTGTCGATTTGTTCGGTGGCAGTCCGTACAATGCCGCCAGCCGGATTGCGGCCGGTTATGAGAACATAGACATTGTATCCGGAGTGAACCTGCCCATGATTGTTGACGTTCTGGTCAACCGATCGTCGGAGGAATTAGGAGGTTTGGCTCAGCTGGCGATCAACGCAGGTTGTGATTCAATGAAATCGTTCCGCAGCATTAGAGACAGTCAAGCAGAGGAGGAGTTGTAA
- a CDS encoding GIY-YIG nuclease family protein, with translation MALDKQKKKELASAYAHSFRPMGVYQIRNVKNGKVLVLGSMDLTGARNRLAFMQQSNLNSIHELQKDWKAYGGDSFVFEELDQIKPREETVNDISELKDYQEEVDALLELWIEKLQPFGDKGYNKPKRK, from the coding sequence ATGGCACTGGACAAACAAAAGAAGAAAGAACTCGCCTCGGCGTACGCGCATTCGTTTCGCCCAATGGGCGTTTACCAGATACGGAATGTGAAGAACGGCAAAGTTCTGGTGCTCGGCAGCATGGACCTGACCGGCGCCAGAAACCGGCTAGCTTTCATGCAGCAATCGAACCTTAACTCGATCCATGAATTGCAAAAGGACTGGAAAGCCTATGGCGGGGACAGCTTCGTATTCGAGGAACTGGATCAGATCAAGCCCCGCGAGGAAACGGTGAACGACATCTCCGAATTAAAAGATTACCAGGAAGAGGTGGATGCCTTACTTGAGCTGTGGATCGAGAAGCTGCAGCCCTTCGGGGACAAGGGGTACAACAAGCCGAAGCGAAAATAA
- a CDS encoding DUF6530 family protein, producing MKIPTTLKHKPVIVSENYENVDGRYANQTDAKGLSLGLAQWNDRGKVDISAKVWRYTGEKWSRQSEELPLHRVLDLAILVTRSMVHFREAYQYQNLYDPENPVIDRVGLQGDAMTVSVCTDNDRINEDIKLFSQALSDDGELIGERLKTLSTILKEMGY from the coding sequence ATGAAAATTCCCACAACGCTTAAGCATAAACCGGTCATTGTGTCCGAGAATTACGAAAATGTGGACGGAAGATACGCCAATCAGACGGACGCCAAGGGATTGTCGCTCGGGCTGGCCCAGTGGAACGACCGGGGAAAAGTGGATATCTCGGCCAAAGTGTGGCGGTACACCGGCGAGAAGTGGTCCAGACAATCGGAGGAACTCCCGCTGCATCGGGTGCTCGATCTCGCCATTCTGGTAACGAGAAGCATGGTTCATTTTCGTGAGGCGTACCAATATCAGAATCTGTATGACCCCGAGAATCCAGTCATTGACCGTGTAGGCCTTCAGGGAGATGCGATGACCGTATCCGTATGCACGGACAACGACAGAATCAATGAAGATATCAAGCTGTTCAGCCAGGCCCTCAGCGATGACGGCGAACTGATCGGAGAACGACTGAAGACGTTGTCCACCATTTTGAAGGAAATGGGCTACTAA
- a CDS encoding FprA family A-type flavoprotein — translation MYYVQEIASGIFWVGGTDKRLERFENMFPLPQGVAYNSHLILDEKTALMDTVDAAISAQFLENIEHVLNGRSLDYLVVGHMEPDHCANIEELLRRYPDLKIVGNKKTFQFMEQFYTFSKPDNYLIVKEGDELPLGKRTLRFFMAPFVHWPEVMFSYEVSEKILFSADAFGCFGSLSGNIFADQTDFEGVYLDESRRYYSNIVGKYGPQVQTVLKKLAKLEIDMICPLHGPIWRENLSYIIDKYQQWSTYQPEKKGVVLAYASMYGNTENAMNLIAGKLAAKGVQDIRMYDVSKTHPSYIIADAWKFSHLVFGSPTYNLGLYHGMQALLHEMASLNLQNRKVSLVGNYTWANAAVRDMTEILESMKKIEFIGEPFEIHSALKPEQLPELDQLVEAIYASLNADSAELVAEGAGTSAS, via the coding sequence ATGTATTATGTACAAGAAATCGCATCCGGAATATTTTGGGTGGGCGGAACCGACAAAAGACTGGAACGCTTCGAGAATATGTTCCCGCTGCCCCAAGGCGTTGCCTATAATTCCCATTTGATTTTGGATGAAAAGACCGCGCTGATGGACACCGTGGATGCCGCGATCAGCGCCCAGTTTCTGGAAAATATTGAGCATGTGTTGAATGGCCGTTCCCTGGATTATCTGGTTGTGGGGCACATGGAGCCCGACCACTGCGCTAATATCGAAGAATTGCTGCGCCGTTATCCGGATCTGAAAATCGTCGGCAACAAAAAGACGTTCCAGTTCATGGAGCAATTTTACACGTTCAGCAAACCGGACAATTACCTCATCGTCAAAGAGGGGGACGAGCTTCCGCTCGGCAAACGCACTCTCCGCTTCTTCATGGCTCCTTTCGTTCACTGGCCGGAGGTCATGTTCTCGTATGAAGTTTCGGAGAAAATTCTGTTCTCCGCCGACGCCTTCGGCTGTTTCGGCTCGCTTTCGGGAAATATTTTTGCCGATCAGACGGATTTTGAAGGAGTATACCTCGATGAGTCCCGCCGCTATTATTCCAATATTGTCGGCAAATACGGGCCTCAGGTGCAGACGGTGCTGAAAAAGCTGGCCAAGCTGGAGATCGACATGATCTGTCCGCTGCACGGCCCGATATGGCGCGAGAACCTGTCCTATATCATTGACAAGTATCAACAGTGGAGCACCTACCAGCCGGAAAAGAAAGGCGTTGTTCTGGCCTATGCCTCCATGTACGGCAATACGGAAAATGCTATGAACCTGATCGCGGGCAAGCTCGCAGCCAAGGGAGTTCAGGATATCCGCATGTACGATGTGTCCAAAACCCATCCGTCCTATATTATCGCAGACGCCTGGAAGTTCAGCCATCTCGTATTCGGTTCTCCGACCTACAACCTCGGACTGTACCATGGTATGCAGGCCCTGCTTCATGAAATGGCGTCTTTGAACCTTCAGAACCGCAAAGTGTCCCTGGTCGGCAACTATACCTGGGCGAATGCGGCTGTCAGAGACATGACGGAAATTCTGGAGAGCATGAAGAAAATCGAGTTCATCGGCGAGCCGTTTGAAATCCATTCCGCACTTAAGCCGGAGCAGCTGCCGGAACTGGACCAATTGGTGGAGGCTATCTACGCTTCCCTGAATGCCGATTCGGCGGAATTGGTCGCTGAAGGCGCCGGAACAAGCGCAAGTTAA
- a CDS encoding sigma-54-dependent transcriptional regulator produces the protein MKRIDRILEYIAEHTRKLAEEHLLYDGGITAAEIAAHQNMLRNNVSKELSDLLRADHIIKIKGRPVKFLHKQTIEDIFRIHLKEKQIEVGSLDEILRPGEQVDPFHSLIGFKDSMRNQVEQGKAAILYPPRGLHTLIVGQTGVGKTLFAKLMYNYGKHMKRFSEDSPFIVFNCADYYNNPQLLISHIFGHVKGAFTGADSEKKGLVEKADGGILFLDEIHRLPPEGQEMIFYFMDTHTYNKLGESERNRSANVLLVAATTEDPGSSMLKTFIRRIPITINIPPLQERTPAEQLQILKHLLESEALRVNKPIKVESEVVKALIGSVTYGNIGQLKSNIQLVCAKGFLNSIRENRDEIILDFKLLPGNIREGLFNLGKNRREIEEFGAIASQLYITPEGSHATEEEDVLEPPFNLYKLIEDKISLLKDEGLDDSYINRFITTDVNIHIKSFYNRFYNLKGSRERILKIVDNEVLEFAEEVKLLVEEELDRKCSERFVYAFSLHLSAFLKRIREKKYGGKPVYDPVNQNDEEYRVALTIKDMIEARFGIDVPGAEITYVAILLKSVEEERQGNVGIIVAAHGNSTASSIVGVVDSLLGSSNICAVDMPLDVSPREILEIIIDKVKSIDSGRGVLMLVDMGSLLSFEATIMERAGIKVKTIDMVSTPLTLEAVRKASILDMELEDIYRSLKDFRGYNNMEASVNAILDNKVIVTVCSSGKGAAIKVKEFVEKIVYDLTEKKMTVIPAKIKELDKVVKELQTKQSVLAVIGVKRPSDRGVPFIPLEQLIDASGEELLRELLLHNELPVAQTNESVVIKDLCEDSLKEFLTYLNPHKILGTLMRFVQELERELQTDFEYAMKVQIAIHTAHALERMVIHDGLVYRGETETLDSHIMNAVNRACGIFASGINLTLSDDEKYYICEMLGDVYKTAPL, from the coding sequence ATGAAACGAATCGACCGAATTTTGGAATATATCGCGGAGCATACGAGAAAGCTCGCCGAAGAACATTTGCTGTACGACGGAGGAATTACCGCGGCCGAAATCGCCGCTCATCAGAACATGCTGAGGAACAACGTGAGCAAAGAGCTGAGCGACCTTCTCCGCGCCGACCATATCATCAAAATCAAGGGAAGACCGGTCAAGTTTCTGCATAAGCAGACCATCGAGGACATCTTCCGGATTCATCTGAAAGAGAAGCAGATTGAGGTGGGGAGTCTGGACGAGATCCTGCGACCCGGGGAACAGGTTGATCCATTTCATTCCCTGATCGGCTTCAAGGACAGTATGCGCAACCAGGTGGAGCAGGGAAAGGCTGCGATTCTGTATCCGCCGAGAGGCTTGCATACGCTGATTGTGGGTCAGACAGGAGTGGGCAAGACGCTGTTTGCCAAACTGATGTACAACTACGGCAAGCATATGAAGCGATTTTCCGAGGATTCTCCCTTTATCGTATTCAACTGCGCGGATTATTACAATAATCCCCAGCTTCTGATTTCCCATATTTTCGGTCATGTCAAAGGTGCGTTTACCGGAGCCGATTCGGAAAAAAAAGGACTGGTGGAAAAAGCGGACGGAGGCATTCTGTTTCTCGACGAGATTCACCGCCTGCCCCCGGAAGGCCAGGAAATGATTTTCTACTTCATGGATACGCATACGTACAACAAATTGGGAGAATCGGAGCGAAACCGGAGTGCGAATGTGCTGCTTGTTGCGGCTACGACGGAAGATCCGGGCTCTTCCATGCTGAAGACCTTTATCCGGCGCATCCCGATCACAATCAACATTCCTCCCTTGCAGGAGCGCACGCCTGCGGAACAGCTGCAGATTCTGAAGCATCTGCTGGAGAGCGAGGCCCTTCGCGTCAACAAGCCGATCAAGGTCGAATCGGAGGTCGTCAAAGCGCTAATCGGCAGTGTTACCTACGGAAATATCGGGCAACTGAAGTCGAATATCCAGCTCGTTTGCGCCAAAGGGTTTCTGAACAGCATCCGCGAGAACAGGGATGAAATTATACTCGATTTTAAACTGCTGCCGGGGAATATCCGCGAAGGTCTGTTCAACCTTGGAAAGAACCGCAGGGAGATTGAGGAATTCGGAGCGATTGCATCCCAGCTGTATATTACGCCCGAAGGAAGCCATGCGACGGAAGAAGAGGACGTTCTGGAACCGCCGTTCAACCTGTACAAGCTGATTGAAGACAAAATAAGCCTGCTCAAGGATGAAGGCCTCGACGACAGCTACATCAACAGATTCATCACTACGGACGTCAACATCCATATCAAAAGCTTCTATAACCGGTTCTACAACCTGAAAGGCAGCAGGGAACGGATTCTCAAAATCGTGGATAATGAAGTCCTTGAATTTGCCGAAGAGGTGAAGCTGCTGGTCGAGGAGGAGCTGGACCGAAAATGCAGCGAACGGTTCGTCTATGCCTTCAGTCTTCATCTGAGCGCTTTCCTCAAGCGAATCCGGGAGAAGAAATACGGCGGCAAGCCCGTCTATGATCCCGTTAACCAGAATGATGAAGAATACAGAGTGGCCCTGACCATCAAGGACATGATCGAAGCCAGGTTCGGGATAGATGTGCCCGGAGCCGAAATTACGTATGTGGCGATCCTGCTCAAATCGGTGGAGGAGGAGCGGCAGGGCAATGTGGGAATAATCGTCGCGGCGCACGGCAACAGTACGGCGAGCAGCATCGTCGGCGTTGTCGACAGTCTGCTCGGCAGTTCGAATATTTGCGCGGTTGATATGCCGCTTGATGTCAGCCCAAGAGAAATCTTGGAGATTATTATCGACAAGGTTAAGAGCATCGACAGCGGCAGGGGCGTCCTGATGCTGGTAGATATGGGCTCCCTGCTCAGTTTCGAAGCAACCATTATGGAACGGGCCGGAATCAAGGTCAAGACGATCGACATGGTGTCCACGCCGCTTACCCTTGAAGCTGTGCGAAAGGCCAGCATACTCGATATGGAGCTTGAGGATATTTACCGGTCGCTGAAGGATTTCAGAGGTTACAATAATATGGAAGCTTCGGTAAACGCCATATTGGATAACAAGGTCATCGTCACGGTCTGCTCCTCCGGCAAAGGCGCCGCGATCAAGGTTAAGGAATTTGTGGAGAAAATCGTTTACGATCTTACGGAGAAGAAAATGACGGTAATTCCGGCGAAGATCAAGGAACTGGACAAAGTGGTCAAAGAGCTGCAGACCAAGCAAAGCGTTCTGGCCGTTATTGGAGTAAAGCGGCCTAGCGACCGGGGCGTTCCGTTCATTCCTTTGGAACAGCTGATTGATGCAAGTGGCGAAGAGCTGCTGAGAGAACTGCTGCTGCACAATGAGCTTCCTGTCGCACAGACCAATGAGAGTGTGGTCATCAAGGATTTGTGCGAAGACAGCCTGAAGGAATTCCTGACGTATCTGAATCCGCACAAAATATTGGGAACCTTGATGAGATTTGTTCAGGAGCTTGAACGGGAACTGCAGACCGATTTCGAATATGCGATGAAAGTCCAGATTGCCATCCATACGGCCCACGCGCTGGAGCGGATGGTCATACATGACGGGCTGGTTTACCGCGGGGAGACGGAGACGCTCGATTCTCATATCATGAATGCGGTGAACCGCGCTTGTGGCATATTCGCCTCAGGTATTAATTTAACCCTGTCCGACGATGAAAAATATTATATTTGCGAAATGTTGGGCGATGTATATAAAACGGCTCCATTATAG